CCTTTTATAATTTTTTTAATTTTAAAATTTTTTTAGAAATTTTTCAAGTAATTTTAATAAACTATTGTACTATTATATCTCCAACTGTCATATTCAAATGTTTAATTAAATCTTGAGGGTTGATTAAAATCTGTAGTCCTCTTATTCCAGCACTTATCATTATTATATCTTTAGTGAGAACACTACTATCTATAAAGCTTCTATGTCTTTTCTTTATCCCAATAGGAGAACATCCTCCCCTTATATATCCTGTCATATTAAATAGCTCTTTTAATTCTAGCATCTCCACTTTCTTCACTTCTGCTAACTTAGCTAATTTTTTCAAATCTATATTATCTGCACCTGCTATACAGGCTACTATCATCTCTTTCTTCTCTGTCAACAAAACCAATGTTTTAAATATCTTAGTTATGTCCTGTCCTGTTTTAAGTGAAACTGCAATGGCACTCAAATCATTTTCATCCACTTCATACTCTCTATAGTTGTAAGTTATCTTACTTTTATCTAA
The Fusobacterium sp. SYSU M8D902 genome window above contains:
- the ybaK gene encoding Cys-tRNA(Pro) deacylase — protein: MKKTNAMRELDKSKITYNYREYEVDENDLSAIAVSLKTGQDITKIFKTLVLLTEKKEMIVACIAGADNIDLKKLAKLAEVKKVEMLELKELFNMTGYIRGGCSPIGIKKRHRSFIDSSVLTKDIIMISAGIRGLQILINPQDLIKHLNMTVGDIIVQ